Proteins encoded together in one Riemerella anatipestifer window:
- a CDS encoding site-specific integrase, with protein sequence MINVDLERIKIKQHRSHRTNLSLQEVERMKEYYFSKFIKPTHKMVLGYFLFNCMTGLRINDLLKLKREQLNDDYFYFWNQKSKKQQILMTNETCRKILAEDSSLFIKPPSAKHINEVIKEIALFLGIKKHLVCHVARHTFATNYLRKGGKVEDLQILLGHSDIKTTMIYVHIVESEAINTMRLLD encoded by the coding sequence ATGATAAATGTGGATCTAGAGAGGATAAAGATAAAGCAGCATAGAAGCCATAGAACTAATCTAAGTTTACAAGAGGTAGAGCGTATGAAAGAATACTACTTCTCTAAATTCATAAAACCCACACATAAAATGGTGTTAGGATACTTCCTGTTTAATTGCATGACAGGTCTTAGAATAAATGACTTGCTTAAACTAAAAAGGGAGCAGCTTAATGATGATTATTTTTATTTTTGGAATCAAAAGTCCAAAAAGCAGCAGATATTGATGACCAATGAAACTTGCAGAAAGATATTGGCGGAGGATAGCTCTTTATTTATAAAGCCACCTTCAGCAAAACATATCAACGAAGTGATAAAAGAAATCGCTCTTTTTTTAGGTATAAAAAAGCATCTAGTATGCCATGTGGCAAGACACACATTCGCAACAAATTATCTTAGGAAAGGAGGAAAGGTAGAAGATTTACAAATATTACTAGGGCATTCTGACATCAAAACAACTATGATTTATGTACATATAGTAGAGTCTGAAGCAATCAATACAATGAGGCTTTTAGACTAG
- a CDS encoding Arm DNA-binding domain-containing protein, which produces MILNYSTPRLFTPCRSENYFASMKYSFFLKKDHKNKDGKYPLYLNLYIHKQRKRIPVELYIKNRDWSQTKQEVLKTCDQHHDFNLILRDIEAKINKIEIQYRLTNEPLTVDKCAELLRRPDLTVDFISFMEYEMRLKNMEENSLKNHCSVLKKLKEYTATLLFADVNETFISKYRKLVVHFK; this is translated from the coding sequence ATGATTTTAAACTATTCAACACCTAGATTATTTACTCCTTGTCGTAGCGAAAATTATTTTGCTTCGATGAAATATTCATTTTTTCTAAAAAAAGACCATAAAAATAAAGACGGAAAGTATCCACTTTACCTTAACCTTTATATACATAAGCAAAGAAAGCGTATACCTGTAGAGCTCTATATTAAAAATAGAGATTGGAGTCAGACAAAGCAGGAAGTTCTAAAAACTTGTGATCAGCATCACGATTTTAATTTGATATTGAGAGATATTGAAGCCAAAATCAACAAAATAGAAATCCAATACAGACTTACAAATGAACCTTTGACGGTTGATAAATGTGCGGAGCTTCTAAGAAGACCAGATTTAACGGTGGATTTTATTTCTTTCATGGAATACGAGATGCGATTAAAAAATATGGAAGAAAATTCGCTTAAAAATCATTGCTCCGTGCTGAAAAAACTAAAAGAATACACGGCTACCTTATTATTTGCAGATGTAAACGAAACTTTCATTTCAAAGTATAGAAAACTCGTTGTGCATTTTAAATAA
- the purB gene encoding adenylosuccinate lyase yields MNTYKNPLEERYSSEEMLFNFSHDNKFQNWRKLWIALAEIEKDLGLDISEEQINQMKDKAKDIDYTKSAEYEKRFRHDVMAHVHTYGDVAPLAKPIIHLGATSAFVGDNTDLIQMRDGLLILKKKLVNVIKGLSDFALKYKDLPTLGFTHFQPAQLTTVGKRATLWLQSLILDFEELEFFLDTLRFRGVKGTTGTAASFLELFNGDYEKVKTLDKELSKRFGFDKVFGVSGQTYDRKIDAKVVALLSNIAQSAHKFTNDLRLLQNLKEIEEPFEKDQIGSSAMAYKRNPMRSERIGALAKYVMSLSSSSAMVAATQWFERTLDDSANKRLSIPQAFLAVDAILLIWNNIMNGLVVYENRINKHIMEELPFMATEYIIMEEVKAGGDRQEIHEIIRVHSMEASKKVKMEGKDNDLIERIMNDNSLKLDKSKLAEVLDPKNFIGFAPIQTEEFIKNEVQPILDKYSDMVGLKAELKV; encoded by the coding sequence ATGAATACCTACAAAAACCCTTTAGAAGAACGCTATTCTAGCGAAGAAATGCTTTTTAATTTTTCTCACGACAACAAATTTCAAAATTGGAGAAAACTATGGATTGCTCTAGCCGAAATAGAAAAAGATTTAGGTCTAGACATTTCCGAAGAGCAAATCAACCAAATGAAAGACAAGGCTAAAGATATAGATTATACTAAATCCGCCGAATACGAAAAGCGTTTCCGCCACGATGTAATGGCACATGTACACACCTACGGAGATGTAGCACCACTAGCCAAGCCCATTATCCACTTAGGAGCTACTTCGGCTTTTGTGGGCGACAATACGGATTTAATCCAAATGCGAGACGGACTCCTTATCCTTAAAAAAAAGCTGGTTAATGTAATTAAAGGCTTGTCCGACTTCGCCTTAAAATACAAAGATTTACCAACTTTAGGCTTCACTCACTTCCAACCCGCACAGCTAACTACCGTGGGCAAAAGAGCCACCCTTTGGTTACAATCTTTAATCCTAGATTTTGAAGAACTAGAATTCTTCTTAGACACGCTTCGTTTCAGAGGAGTAAAGGGTACGACAGGAACTGCGGCTAGCTTCCTAGAACTTTTCAACGGAGATTACGAAAAAGTAAAAACACTTGACAAAGAACTATCCAAAAGATTCGGGTTTGATAAAGTTTTTGGCGTTTCTGGACAAACCTACGACAGAAAAATAGACGCTAAAGTAGTGGCTTTATTATCCAACATCGCCCAATCGGCTCACAAATTTACTAACGATTTAAGACTGTTACAAAATCTAAAAGAGATTGAAGAACCTTTTGAGAAAGACCAAATTGGCTCATCGGCAATGGCATATAAGAGAAACCCAATGCGTTCGGAGCGAATAGGGGCTTTGGCTAAATATGTAATGTCGCTATCTTCTAGTTCTGCAATGGTGGCTGCAACGCAATGGTTTGAAAGAACCCTAGACGACTCGGCTAACAAAAGACTAAGCATTCCACAAGCCTTCCTTGCGGTAGATGCCATTTTGTTGATTTGGAACAACATTATGAACGGACTGGTAGTTTACGAAAACAGAATCAACAAGCATATTATGGAGGAGCTTCCTTTTATGGCTACTGAGTACATTATTATGGAAGAAGTAAAGGCTGGAGGCGACAGACAGGAAATCCACGAAATCATCAGAGTTCACTCTATGGAAGCGAGCAAAAAGGTGAAAATGGAAGGTAAGGATAACGATTTGATAGAAAGAATAATGAACGATAATAGCTTAAAGCTAGACAAATCAAAACTTGCAGAAGTTTTAGACCCTAAAAACTTTATTGGATTTGCACCTATACAAACCGAAGAATTTATCAAAAATGAAGTTCAGCCAATATTAGATAAATATTCGGATATGGTGGGATTAAAGGCAGAACTGAAAGTCTAA
- a CDS encoding ABC transporter substrate-binding protein — protein sequence MKTHFFILISSLALISCKKEANNFSKEQVIISKNTYYQEDNNKVIINTKNLSSEISAAKLPLKKVVLLSSSMLGYMLELGLESHIIGISSEEYVYSEKVKALIQSKKIHTVGNEQKYDLEKIISLKPDAIITNHIPNFENTYNLLRKNNIEIIFLNEYLENEPLEKTAYLKIFGKLFGIEKQASERYLNIKQNYDNLKLQAQKTPHKPQVLCNEIYGNQWFLPGNKTFAAKYFNDAGGNYIFNDLDKDQSVPLSFEEVYAKSKQAEYWVNLSNYQYKNELLAMNPSYSKMDIFKKGKLYNIAKRQKGKANDYFESGVVRADLVLKDYVKIFHPALLPKDTLTYMNALK from the coding sequence ATGAAAACACATTTTTTTATCCTCATAAGCAGTTTAGCTCTTATATCTTGTAAAAAAGAAGCTAATAATTTTTCAAAAGAACAAGTTATCATTTCAAAAAACACTTATTATCAAGAAGATAATAATAAAGTAATCATCAACACAAAAAATCTTTCCTCCGAAATATCCGCCGCCAAATTACCGTTAAAAAAAGTAGTATTATTAAGCTCTTCTATGCTAGGCTATATGCTAGAGTTAGGCTTAGAGAGCCATATCATTGGTATTTCTAGTGAGGAATATGTCTATTCCGAAAAGGTAAAAGCACTTATCCAATCTAAAAAAATACACACCGTAGGTAACGAGCAAAAATACGATTTAGAAAAAATCATCAGTTTAAAACCCGATGCTATAATTACTAATCATATCCCTAATTTTGAAAACACCTATAACCTACTCCGAAAAAACAACATAGAAATCATCTTCCTAAACGAATATCTAGAAAACGAACCACTAGAAAAAACGGCTTATCTAAAAATTTTTGGAAAACTATTCGGTATTGAAAAACAAGCTTCTGAACGCTATTTAAACATCAAACAAAACTATGATAATTTAAAACTTCAAGCACAGAAAACACCGCATAAACCTCAAGTCCTTTGTAATGAAATCTATGGCAACCAATGGTTCTTGCCAGGAAATAAAACCTTTGCTGCCAAATACTTTAACGATGCGGGAGGTAATTATATATTCAACGATTTGGATAAAGACCAATCTGTACCTTTAAGTTTTGAGGAAGTTTATGCTAAATCAAAACAGGCAGAATATTGGGTCAATCTTTCCAACTATCAATACAAAAATGAATTATTAGCGATGAATCCGTCCTATTCCAAAATGGACATCTTCAAAAAAGGAAAACTTTATAACATCGCCAAAAGACAAAAAGGCAAAGCCAACGACTACTTTGAAAGTGGGGTTGTAAGAGCCGATTTAGTTTTAAAAGACTATGTAAAAATCTTCCACCCTGCTTTACTTCCTAAAGACACTCTTACTTATATGAATGCTTTAAAGTAA
- a CDS encoding IS982-like element ISRa1 family transposase, whose product MNNLEQIYERILEVLGLFSENQLISYQRRTPKMSDLEVISLNITAEYLSIDSELQLFRKLPNSLINKIERSVYNKRKRRLSLQTEQIRQRISMEFNEFEDIFIVDSMPMKVCENARSTRSKICKEQSYSSPTYGYCASQKLYFYGYKLHAVCSLNGVIKNFDISPASVHDIHYLKDSGEQMRNCTLIGDRGYLSAKVQIDLFNYANIKLDTPMRSNQKDYIPQFSLYKKKRKRIETFFSQLCDQFMIKRNYAKTFEGFKTRIISKITAATVIQYINKFIFQRKLNHLKISII is encoded by the coding sequence ATGAACAACTTAGAGCAAATATATGAAAGAATTTTGGAAGTTTTAGGACTTTTTTCAGAAAATCAACTGATTAGTTATCAGAGAAGAACACCTAAAATGAGCGATTTAGAAGTCATAAGTCTTAATATTACTGCTGAATACTTGAGTATTGATAGCGAATTACAGTTATTTAGAAAATTGCCAAACTCTCTGATAAACAAAATTGAAAGAAGTGTTTACAATAAGCGAAAACGAAGACTATCCCTACAAACAGAGCAAATTAGACAGCGTATTTCGATGGAGTTCAATGAGTTTGAAGATATTTTTATCGTTGATAGCATGCCAATGAAAGTTTGTGAAAATGCTCGTTCTACTCGTTCAAAAATTTGTAAAGAGCAATCCTATTCTTCACCAACATATGGTTATTGTGCTTCACAGAAATTATATTTCTATGGCTATAAACTACACGCAGTATGTTCTTTAAATGGTGTGATTAAGAATTTTGATATAAGCCCTGCATCCGTTCACGACATCCACTATTTAAAAGATAGTGGTGAGCAAATGCGAAACTGTACTTTAATTGGAGATAGAGGCTATTTATCAGCAAAAGTTCAAATAGATTTATTTAACTATGCTAATATTAAATTAGATACACCAATGAGAAGTAATCAGAAAGATTATATTCCTCAATTTTCATTGTACAAGAAAAAGCGAAAACGAATTGAGACATTTTTCTCTCAACTTTGCGACCAATTTATGATTAAAAGAAACTATGCTAAAACTTTTGAAGGCTTTAAAACAAGGATAATCAGTAAAATAACCGCCGCAACGGTTATTCAATATATCAATAAATTTATCTTCCAAAGAAAATTAAATCATCTAAAAATCAGTATTATTTAA